In Ochrobactrum vermis, the following proteins share a genomic window:
- a CDS encoding GntR family transcriptional regulator has protein sequence MEETNVRDRLARNPASMPLATMDGWGSESLAEQAYRILERSIVTLELEPGTVVNERALIELTGMGRTPMREAIQRLAWEGLVEVRPRSGIAIAPIDPKDFIKVLDAREGVERVLARDAARFGSPRDYERLEAAAAAMRQAIPTEDVALFLDADKAFDIVLGTAASNPYAARIAAPLQTHSRRFWFRLRPSTGISGSANAHATLIEAIISRQPERASDTASELMTYLRTLAP, from the coding sequence ATGGAAGAGACGAATGTTCGAGACAGGCTGGCACGGAACCCGGCAAGCATGCCGCTGGCGACCATGGACGGCTGGGGCAGCGAAAGCCTGGCCGAGCAGGCTTATCGTATTCTGGAACGTTCCATCGTCACGCTGGAACTGGAACCGGGCACTGTCGTCAACGAGCGCGCGCTCATCGAGCTGACCGGCATGGGTCGCACGCCGATGCGCGAAGCCATTCAACGGCTTGCGTGGGAAGGCCTCGTGGAAGTGCGACCGCGGTCCGGCATCGCCATAGCGCCGATTGATCCGAAGGATTTTATCAAGGTGCTGGATGCCCGCGAGGGTGTCGAGCGCGTTCTGGCACGCGATGCGGCGCGCTTCGGCAGTCCGCGCGATTATGAACGGCTTGAAGCCGCCGCAGCCGCCATGCGGCAGGCCATTCCCACCGAGGACGTGGCGCTGTTTCTAGACGCTGACAAGGCATTCGACATTGTTCTGGGCACGGCGGCAAGCAATCCCTATGCCGCCCGTATCGCAGCACCCTTGCAAACCCACAGCCGCCGCTTCTGGTTTCGCCTTCGTCCATCGACCGGAATATCCGGTTCGGCCAACGCCCATGCGACACTGATCGAGGCGATCATTTCCCGCCAACCGGAGCGGGCCAGCGATACGGCCAGCGAACTGATGACCTATCTGCGCACCCTTGCGCCCTGA
- a CDS encoding MarR family winged helix-turn-helix transcriptional regulator, which translates to MDTADLKAEMIDAMAKVNRRLRTVFDARVKERGLTLARARTLLALIEQEGLYQKELAEALEIENATMVRLLDGLERQSFIERQTVQGDRRAKRVVMTAEGKILAEQVVKLAGDVREDLLEGVSDEEVSIALNVLRKMSESMNKTH; encoded by the coding sequence ATGGATACGGCAGATCTCAAAGCTGAAATGATTGATGCCATGGCGAAGGTTAATCGCAGGCTTCGCACCGTTTTCGATGCGCGTGTGAAGGAGCGTGGGCTGACGCTGGCCCGGGCGCGCACCTTGCTTGCCCTGATCGAACAGGAAGGCCTGTATCAGAAGGAACTGGCAGAAGCGCTGGAAATCGAGAATGCGACCATGGTTCGCCTGCTCGACGGTCTGGAGCGTCAATCATTCATCGAACGGCAGACGGTTCAGGGCGATCGCCGCGCCAAGCGGGTGGTGATGACGGCGGAGGGCAAAATTCTGGCCGAACAGGTCGTGAAGCTCGCCGGTGATGTTCGCGAGGACCTGCTGGAAGGCGTGAGTGATGAGGAAGTGAGCATTGCGCTCAATGTGCTCCGCAAAATGTCGGAATCGATGAATAAAACTCATTGA
- a CDS encoding F0F1 ATP synthase subunit epsilon: protein MAQAFQFELVSPERLLLSAQVTEVVIPGSEGYLTALAGHSPLMTTIMPGVVSVKLADGKSDSYVVFGGFADITPQGCTVLAESATHVDDIDPADIQRRIDHAREALDDASSNEHRTKAEIFLHQLMTLQGTIMPA, encoded by the coding sequence ATGGCTCAAGCTTTCCAATTCGAACTCGTGTCGCCTGAACGACTCCTGCTTTCCGCGCAGGTGACGGAAGTCGTCATTCCGGGTAGCGAAGGCTATCTGACGGCTCTCGCCGGTCATTCGCCGCTGATGACGACGATCATGCCGGGTGTCGTTTCGGTGAAGCTTGCCGATGGCAAGTCCGACTCCTACGTGGTCTTCGGCGGTTTTGCCGATATTACCCCGCAGGGCTGCACCGTTCTGGCCGAATCGGCGACCCATGTGGACGATATCGACCCGGCAGATATTCAGCGCCGCATCGATCATGCCCGCGAGGCTCTGGACGACGCTTCGTCCAATGAACATCGTACCAAGGCGGAAATCTTCCTGCATCAGCTGATGACGCTGCAGGGCACGATCATGCCTGCCTGA
- a CDS encoding F0F1 ATP synthase subunit gamma: MPSLKDLRNRIASVKATQKITKAMQMVAAAKLRRAQEAAEAARPYSQRMGAVLANIAQNVSGEDAPALMAGTGKDDVHLLVVCTAERGLCGGFNSQIARLARDHTRKLLAEGKTVKIITVGKKGADILRREFASLIIDHVNLREVKQLAFVHADQIGHKVIELFEQGAFDVCTLFYSEFKSVIAQIPTAQQLIPASAGDVAQADTAGDAIYEYEPDPAAILSTLIPRNISVQIFRALLENVAGEMGAKMSAMDNATRNAGDMINKLSITYNRQRQAQITKELIEIISGAEAL; this comes from the coding sequence ATGCCTTCACTAAAGGATCTGAGAAACCGTATCGCCTCGGTCAAGGCGACGCAGAAAATCACCAAGGCGATGCAGATGGTCGCCGCGGCGAAGCTGCGCCGTGCCCAGGAAGCTGCAGAGGCCGCACGGCCTTACTCGCAGCGCATGGGTGCCGTTCTCGCGAATATCGCGCAGAATGTCAGCGGTGAAGATGCACCGGCGTTGATGGCCGGTACGGGTAAGGATGACGTGCATCTGCTCGTCGTCTGCACTGCAGAACGTGGCCTTTGCGGCGGTTTCAATTCGCAGATCGCACGCCTGGCGCGCGATCATACCCGCAAGCTCCTCGCTGAAGGCAAGACGGTCAAGATCATCACGGTCGGCAAGAAGGGCGCAGATATTCTGCGTCGCGAATTTGCCTCTCTGATCATCGACCATGTCAATCTGCGCGAAGTCAAGCAGCTCGCTTTTGTGCATGCCGACCAGATCGGCCACAAGGTGATCGAGCTGTTTGAACAAGGCGCATTTGATGTCTGCACCCTGTTCTATTCCGAATTCAAGTCGGTGATTGCACAGATTCCAACTGCACAGCAGCTCATTCCGGCTTCGGCTGGTGACGTTGCGCAGGCGGACACTGCAGGCGATGCGATTTATGAGTACGAACCTGATCCTGCGGCGATCCTGAGCACGCTGATCCCGCGCAATATTTCGGTCCAGATTTTCCGCGCTCTCTTGGAAAATGTGGCGGGCGAAATGGGCGCGAAGATGAGCGCGATGGACAATGCGACGCGTAATGCCGGTGACATGATCAACAAGTTGTCGATCACGTATAACCGTCAGCGTCAGGCTCAGATCACCAAGGAACTGATCGAAATCATTTCGGGCGCGGAAGCGCTCTAG
- the atpD gene encoding F0F1 ATP synthase subunit beta: protein MAKAATPKTTAAAEAKPAAAKKAPAKATPAKAAAAKTPAAPKAAATGAVGKITQVIGAVVDVQFEDGQLPLILNALETDNLGNRLVLEVAQHLGENTVRTIAMDSTEGLVRGHEVRDTGNPIMVPVGEETLGRIMNVIGEPVDEAGPIKTTARRAIHQEAPEYIEQSTEAEILVTGIKVVDLLAPYAKGGKIGLFGGAGVGKTVLIMELINNVAKAHGGYSVFAGVGERTREGNDLYHEMIESGVNKLGGGEGSKAALVYGQMNEPPGARARVALSGLTVAENFRDKGQDVLFFVDNIFRFTQAGSELSALLGRIPSAVGYQPTLATDMGAMQERITTTTKGSITSVQAIYVPADDLTDPAPATSFAHLDATTTLNRSIAEKGIYPAVDPLESTSRMLDPMIVGEEHYAVARQVQSILQRYKSLQDIIAILGMDELSEDDKLTVARARKIERFLSQPFFVAEVFTGSPGKLVDLADTIKGFKGLCAGDYDHLPEPAFYMVGSIEEAIEKAKKLAAEAA from the coding sequence ATGGCAAAAGCAGCGACCCCGAAAACTACCGCCGCGGCCGAAGCAAAGCCGGCAGCGGCCAAGAAGGCTCCAGCCAAGGCTACACCAGCTAAGGCGGCTGCCGCCAAGACGCCAGCAGCTCCCAAGGCTGCAGCGACCGGCGCAGTAGGCAAGATCACTCAGGTCATCGGCGCTGTTGTCGACGTACAGTTCGAAGACGGTCAGCTGCCGCTGATCCTCAACGCGCTGGAAACCGACAATCTGGGCAACCGCCTGGTTCTCGAAGTTGCGCAGCATCTGGGCGAAAACACCGTTCGCACCATCGCCATGGACTCGACCGAAGGTCTGGTTCGCGGTCACGAAGTGCGCGACACCGGCAACCCGATCATGGTTCCGGTTGGTGAAGAAACGCTTGGCCGCATCATGAACGTCATCGGCGAGCCGGTTGACGAAGCTGGTCCGATCAAGACCACAGCGCGCCGCGCGATCCACCAGGAAGCTCCTGAGTACATCGAACAGTCGACCGAAGCTGAAATCCTCGTAACGGGCATCAAGGTCGTCGACCTTCTCGCTCCTTACGCCAAGGGTGGTAAGATTGGTCTGTTCGGCGGCGCAGGCGTCGGCAAGACCGTTCTCATCATGGAACTGATCAACAACGTCGCTAAGGCGCACGGCGGTTACTCGGTATTCGCAGGCGTTGGTGAACGTACCCGTGAAGGTAACGACCTTTACCACGAAATGATCGAATCGGGCGTTAACAAGCTCGGTGGCGGGGAAGGCTCCAAGGCCGCACTCGTTTACGGTCAGATGAACGAGCCTCCGGGTGCGCGCGCTCGTGTTGCTCTGTCGGGTCTGACGGTTGCTGAAAACTTCCGTGACAAGGGCCAGGACGTTCTGTTCTTCGTGGACAACATCTTCCGCTTCACGCAGGCTGGTTCGGAACTCTCGGCTCTTCTCGGCCGTATTCCTTCCGCTGTGGGTTATCAGCCGACGCTGGCAACCGACATGGGCGCGATGCAGGAACGCATCACCACGACGACCAAGGGTTCGATTACCTCGGTTCAGGCAATTTACGTTCCTGCCGACGATTTGACCGATCCTGCACCGGCTACGTCGTTCGCTCACTTGGACGCGACCACCACGCTGAACCGTTCGATCGCTGAAAAGGGTATTTACCCGGCTGTGGATCCGCTGGAATCCACGTCGCGTATGCTCGATCCGATGATCGTTGGTGAAGAACACTACGCCGTTGCCCGTCAGGTTCAGTCGATCCTGCAGCGCTACAAGTCGCTTCAGGACATCATCGCCATCCTCGGCATGGACGAACTGTCGGAAGACGACAAGCTGACCGTTGCGCGCGCTCGTAAGATCGAACGCTTCCTGTCGCAGCCGTTCTTCGTTGCTGAAGTCTTCACCGGTTCGCCGGGCAAGCTCGTCGACCTCGCAGACACCATCAAGGGCTTCAAGGGCCTTTGCGCTGGCGACTACGATCATCTTCCAGAACCGGCCTTCTACATGGTCGGATCGATTGAAGAAGCGATCGAAAAGGCGAAGAAGCTGGCTGCTGAAGCGGCTTGA